The following coding sequences lie in one Halogeometricum rufum genomic window:
- a CDS encoding DUF5788 family protein: protein MKEFERKQLLERVNREGATIGVDIPDRIDVQGEEVELRDFVFEIKRRETVPDGEKERVDRAKKNLRRERLQRLQRIEENEVSYEEGRRLVESIVGIDRALNALEQLRPANLEQEAQLQEAQDQKRWMNFLKQALGRDGGASKRGGR, encoded by the coding sequence GTGAAGGAGTTCGAACGAAAGCAGTTGCTGGAACGCGTCAACCGCGAGGGGGCGACCATCGGCGTGGACATCCCCGACCGAATCGACGTGCAGGGCGAGGAGGTCGAACTGCGCGACTTCGTCTTCGAGATAAAGCGGCGCGAGACGGTTCCCGACGGCGAGAAGGAACGCGTCGACCGGGCGAAGAAGAACCTCCGGCGCGAACGCCTCCAGCGACTCCAGCGAATCGAGGAGAACGAGGTGAGCTACGAGGAGGGTCGGCGGTTGGTCGAGAGCATCGTCGGCATCGACCGGGCGCTGAACGCCCTCGAACAACTGCGACCCGCGAACCTCGAACAGGAGGCGCAGTTGCAGGAGGCGCAGGACCAGAAGCGGTGGATGAACTTCCTGAAACAGGCGCTCGGCCGCGACGGCGGCGCGTCGAAGCGAGGCGGTCGGTAG
- a CDS encoding Mut7-C RNAse domain-containing protein, with amino-acid sequence MVDAPGGGETRDGDGVGGDRTEGDGAEDDDVTDRLLLDAMLGKLATYLRMCGYDTAYVLDDGPDPGDEALLERARTEGRTLVTRDEQLAGRADDGVLVTARAVTDQLDEFAAAGYAVELREGPVRCGACNGPLDAVGPDESVPAYAPDPGDRSLWRCRDCGQVFWKGSHWDDVARRIDAGE; translated from the coding sequence ATGGTCGACGCGCCCGGCGGCGGCGAGACCCGGGATGGCGACGGGGTCGGCGGCGACAGAACCGAAGGCGACGGGGCCGAAGACGACGACGTGACCGACCGACTCCTCCTCGACGCGATGCTCGGCAAGTTGGCGACGTACCTGCGGATGTGCGGCTACGACACGGCCTACGTCCTCGACGACGGCCCGGACCCCGGCGACGAAGCGCTCCTCGAACGGGCGCGGACGGAGGGCCGGACGCTCGTGACGCGGGACGAGCAACTCGCCGGACGCGCCGACGACGGCGTCCTCGTCACGGCGCGGGCGGTGACGGACCAACTCGACGAGTTCGCCGCGGCGGGGTACGCGGTCGAACTGCGGGAGGGTCCGGTGCGGTGCGGCGCGTGCAACGGTCCCCTCGACGCCGTCGGTCCCGACGAGTCCGTCCCGGCGTACGCACCCGACCCCGGCGACCGGTCGCTCTGGCGGTGTCGAGACTGCGGACAGGTGTTCTGGAAGGGGAGTCACTGGGACGACGTGGCGCGCAGAATCGACGCCGGAGAGTGA
- a CDS encoding DUF7139 domain-containing protein → MTSLSEAYHSGERAGPSLRRLTLGLGTFLVGVLLVLAGIVVATTGVLRGDGMTLGDVRELGGILAGVGVPMVFLGIFTVTPSGRLTKAAAVVGAGIALVGVALFWHAYPCQWSGSTCGAGLQDLTLLTVSVYFLGTLTTFWCLFVGVANFKTRNAPGGTATVEVTKKGETRYVEVDRSRGGLGGIGFLGGTPDGETETQTAAERGSQSGTVSDGGTDADAIASPGGRQSSPQSQQRGPQSQSPSRPQSQSQMSGDAYCGNCAHFDYVRTEDGIQPHCGYHQELMDDMDPCEEWTSKGGR, encoded by the coding sequence ATGACCAGTCTCTCGGAGGCCTATCACAGCGGAGAGCGCGCCGGGCCGAGCCTCCGGCGACTGACTCTCGGACTCGGAACGTTCCTCGTCGGCGTCCTCCTCGTCCTCGCCGGCATCGTCGTCGCGACGACGGGCGTCCTCCGCGGCGACGGCATGACGCTCGGCGACGTGCGCGAACTGGGCGGCATCCTCGCGGGCGTCGGCGTCCCGATGGTGTTCCTCGGCATCTTCACCGTCACGCCGTCGGGGCGACTGACGAAGGCCGCCGCCGTCGTCGGCGCGGGCATCGCACTCGTCGGCGTCGCCCTGTTCTGGCACGCCTACCCCTGCCAGTGGTCCGGTTCGACGTGCGGCGCGGGCCTGCAGGACCTGACGCTCCTGACCGTGAGCGTCTACTTCCTCGGCACGCTGACGACGTTCTGGTGTCTGTTCGTCGGCGTCGCCAACTTCAAGACGCGCAACGCGCCCGGCGGCACCGCCACCGTCGAGGTGACGAAGAAGGGCGAGACGCGGTACGTCGAAGTCGACCGCTCCCGCGGCGGCCTCGGCGGCATCGGCTTCCTCGGCGGCACCCCCGACGGGGAGACGGAGACGCAGACGGCCGCCGAACGAGGGTCGCAGTCGGGCACCGTCTCCGACGGCGGCACCGACGCGGACGCCATCGCCTCGCCGGGCGGCCGGCAGTCGTCGCCGCAGTCCCAGCAACGCGGCCCGCAGTCCCAGTCACCGTCGCGGCCACAGTCCCAGTCGCAGATGTCGGGCGACGCCTACTGCGGCAACTGCGCGCACTTCGACTACGTCCGAACGGAGGACGGCATCCAACCCCACTGCGGCTACCACCAGGAACTCATGGACGACATGGACCCCTGCGAGGAGTGGACGAGCAAGGGCGGCCGCTGA
- the polX gene encoding DNA polymerase/3'-5' exonuclease PolX, with product MSRNDEVASLFEEFADLLEAQDVEYKPNTYRRAAENIRDYPRPVEELAAEGGDAVGEIQGVGDAISAKVVEYFETGSIEELDELRAELPVDMATLTSVEGVGPKTVGRLYEELGVTTLDELERAAEEGKIREVKGFGPKTEENIRENVPFARESQERERLGDARPLADDVLAYLRDDEHVRRAEVAGSIRRWRDTIGDVDVLVASESGEAVVEAFTDWPAANTVIEAGTGKASVRSNGIRVDLRVVVPEEFGAALQYFTGNKDHNVVLRNIAIDRALKMNEYGVFDVSEVEDPDADQRAGDRVAGETEASMYEALDLPFVPPELRENTGEVEAAREGTLPTLVEEGDVRGDLHTHTDWSDGRYSLSEMVAAAEERGYDYYAVADHATGPGMVGGVGLDDDELRDQMDAVAEVAADASLELLHGVEANVDAEGGISVGDDVLDELDLVVASPHAALDQDRETATDRLVRAVEHPAVDILGHPTGRLINERRGLDVDVERLAEAAAANGVALEINADPARLDLRGELVKVALEAGATVVANTDAHAPGALDYVRYGVHTARRGWCEADDVLNARLLEDVRSFLH from the coding sequence GTGAGCCGAAACGACGAAGTCGCGTCGCTGTTCGAGGAGTTCGCGGACCTCCTGGAGGCGCAGGACGTCGAGTACAAGCCGAACACCTACCGGCGGGCCGCGGAGAACATCCGCGACTACCCGCGACCCGTCGAGGAACTCGCCGCCGAGGGCGGGGACGCCGTCGGCGAGATACAGGGCGTCGGCGACGCCATCTCGGCGAAAGTCGTCGAGTACTTCGAGACCGGGTCCATCGAGGAGTTGGACGAACTCCGCGCGGAACTGCCCGTCGACATGGCGACGCTCACCAGCGTCGAGGGCGTCGGCCCGAAGACCGTCGGGCGACTGTACGAGGAACTCGGCGTCACGACGCTGGACGAACTCGAACGCGCGGCCGAGGAGGGGAAGATACGCGAGGTGAAGGGGTTCGGTCCGAAGACCGAGGAGAACATCCGCGAGAACGTCCCGTTCGCCCGCGAGTCGCAGGAGCGCGAACGCCTCGGCGACGCCCGCCCCCTCGCCGACGACGTCCTCGCGTACCTCCGCGACGACGAACACGTCCGGCGGGCCGAAGTCGCCGGGTCGATTCGGCGCTGGCGCGACACCATCGGCGACGTGGACGTCCTCGTCGCCAGCGAGTCCGGCGAAGCCGTCGTCGAAGCGTTCACGGACTGGCCCGCCGCCAACACCGTCATCGAGGCGGGCACTGGGAAGGCGAGCGTCCGGTCGAACGGCATCCGCGTGGACCTGCGCGTCGTCGTCCCCGAGGAGTTCGGCGCGGCCCTGCAGTACTTCACCGGGAACAAGGACCACAACGTCGTTCTCCGGAACATCGCCATCGACCGGGCGCTGAAGATGAACGAGTACGGCGTCTTCGACGTGAGCGAAGTCGAGGACCCCGACGCCGACCAGCGCGCGGGCGACCGAGTCGCCGGCGAGACGGAGGCGTCGATGTACGAGGCGCTCGATCTGCCGTTCGTCCCGCCGGAACTCCGCGAGAACACCGGCGAGGTGGAGGCGGCCCGGGAGGGCACGCTTCCGACGCTGGTCGAGGAGGGCGACGTGCGCGGGGACCTGCACACGCACACCGACTGGTCCGACGGGCGGTACTCCCTATCGGAGATGGTCGCCGCCGCCGAGGAACGCGGCTACGACTACTACGCCGTGGCCGACCACGCCACGGGGCCGGGGATGGTCGGCGGCGTCGGCCTCGATGACGACGAACTCCGCGACCAGATGGACGCCGTGGCCGAGGTGGCCGCGGACGCGAGCCTCGAACTCCTCCACGGCGTCGAGGCGAACGTGGACGCCGAGGGGGGCATCTCCGTCGGCGACGACGTCCTCGACGAACTCGACCTCGTCGTCGCCTCGCCGCACGCGGCACTCGACCAGGACCGCGAGACGGCGACCGACCGACTCGTCAGGGCGGTCGAACACCCCGCGGTCGACATCCTCGGCCACCCGACCGGTCGCCTCATCAACGAGCGACGGGGGCTGGACGTCGACGTGGAGCGACTCGCCGAGGCCGCCGCGGCGAACGGCGTCGCCCTCGAAATCAACGCCGACCCGGCGCGACTGGACCTGCGCGGCGAACTCGTGAAGGTGGCGCTGGAAGCCGGCGCGACCGTCGTCGCGAACACCGACGCGCACGCGCCGGGCGCACTCGACTACGTCCGGTACGGCGTCCACACCGCCCGGCGCGGGTGGTGCGAGGCCGACGACGTGCTGAACGCCCGACTCCTCGAAGACGTCCGGTCGTTCCTCCACTGA